In Anas acuta chromosome 6, bAnaAcu1.1, whole genome shotgun sequence, the following are encoded in one genomic region:
- the CTLA4 gene encoding cytotoxic T-lymphocyte protein 4, with protein sequence MLSILITVGFLCTATAIAEVMEVSQPAMVLANRQGVASLVCKYKHIGNAKEIRVTLLKQTGDQFTEICASTYTTEFKMFSVEEVIQCRVSPSRNNVTLTLTGLQVNDTGLYVCKMERMYPPPYFMNKGNGTQLYVIDPEPCPDTAIYLWVLGATASGFFLYSFIISAVVVGKAIQRRRRLTTGVYVKMPSEKLEKKVIPFHITVN encoded by the exons ATGCTCTCAATATTGATCACCGTGGGATTTCTTTGCACAGCCACTGCCATTGCAGAAG TAATGGAAGTGTCTCAGCCAGCAATGGTGCTGGCCAACAGGCAAGGAGTTGCCAGCTTGGTGTGTAAATACAAGCACATCGGGAATGCAAAGGAAATTCGAGTGACTCTGCTGAAACAGACGGGTGACCAGTTCACTGAGATCTGTGCTTCAACCTACACGACGGAGTTTAAAATGTTCAGTGTGGAAGAGGTCATTCAGTGCCGTGTTAGCCCTAGCCGAAACAATGTGACCCTCACCCTCACCGGCCTGCAAGTTAACGATACTGGCCTTTATGTCTGCAAGATGGAGCGGATGTACCCCCCACCCTATTTTATGAACAAGGGCAACGGGACACAGCTCTACGTGATTG ATCCAGAACCGTGTCCAGACACTGCCATATATCTCTGGGTATTAGGAGCTACTGCCTCAGGATTCTTTCTTTACAGCTTCATCATCTCAGCTGTTGTCGTGGGCAAAGCG ATACAGAGAAGACGACGTCTCACTACTGGAGTCTATGTGAAAATGCCTTCTGAAAAGCTAGAGAAAAAAGTGATTCCATTTCACATCACTGTGAATTGA